Genomic segment of Paenibacillus macerans:
CCTGATGCCCGGAAATGCCGTCCTCCGGAAACGTGACGACGATTTCGGCTTGATGGCGCCGCAAAAAATCGGCGATCTTCTCCCGCAGCAGGGCCGGATCCGTATCCTTCAGCTTGCCGTCCCCCATTCCTAGCTGCTCCACCGTGGAGATGCCTAAAATGTTCGCGGCTTTCTCCAGTTCCAAATCTCTTTTGGCGGCCAGTTCCTCCCGGGTCATGGCCCCTAATCTCCCGGTCTTCCCCGCATCTCCCCGGGTTGCCGTTAGCAGCACCGCATTGCCCCCTTCATCGGCGATTTGCCGGATCAGATACGAACAGCCGAACGTCTCATCATCGGGATGAGCGTAAACAAAAGCTACGGTTGTCATGATGAACCTCCTCCTTACTCCACTCCTGCTGTTTATGATTTACTACCTACTATACTTTAATATGGTCAAATCGTTAAGTCCGGCCGTTTCCTAACATTGCCGTGTAAATTTTTTGGAATGGGATTGTATTTATATAAGTTCGCTCGTATAATAATACATATTTAATACGGTTTTATACATTCCGGGTTGTTGGTTTGATAGGAACAGGCGGGAGAAGAAAGCGAGGGCAAGCAGGTGAACGGGGAAAAAGTAAAAGTCGCGATTGTCGGTTCTACGGGGTACGGAGGCGCGGAGCTGATTCGTTTTTTATGGGGGCATCCGGCGGTAGAGATTGTTTCGGTCATTTCGGCATCCAGCGCCGGAGCGCCGATCTCGGAAGGGTTTCCGCATTTGTCGGATATTATCGTCCAGCCTTTGGACGCGGTGGAGCCGGAGGAAATCGCCGCCAAAGCGGAGGTCGTATTCACCGCAACGCCGTCCGGCGTCAGCGGCAAGCTGGTGCCTGAACTGCTGAAGGCCGGGCTGAAGGTGATCGATCTTTCCGGCGATTTTCGGCTTAAAGACGGAGACGTGTATGAAACGTGGTA
This window contains:
- a CDS encoding PIG-L deacetylase family protein translates to MTTVAFVYAHPDDETFGCSYLIRQIADEGGNAVLLTATRGDAGKTGRLGAMTREELAAKRDLELEKAANILGISTVEQLGMGDGKLKDTDPALLREKIADFLRRHQAEIVVTFPEDGISGHQDHIVIHHAVNDVVFSGQAPTVQKLYYNQFGSFDSKKSSVLRVEAAGRWDAKRRALEAHESQILSVERVFGKLGPDVPPHLGFESFELAWERGVRFPLKQEHSIYDGLS